Proteins co-encoded in one Zonotrichia albicollis isolate bZonAlb1 chromosome 30, bZonAlb1.hap1, whole genome shotgun sequence genomic window:
- the LOC141725668 gene encoding protein S100-A4-like, whose translation MACPLEQALAVVVATFHKYSGNEGDKYKLNKAELKELLTKELPSFSKQTSEVNLQKLMSNLDCNSDNEVDFQEYVTFLACMAMMCNEFFQDLPDKMPRRK comes from the exons ATGGCGTGTCCCCTGGAGCAGGCGCTGGCCGTGGTGGTCGCCACCTTCCACAAGTACTCGGGCAACGAGGGTGACAAGTACAAGCTCAACAAAGCCGAGCTCAAGGAGCTGCTCACCAAGGAGCTGCCCAGCTTCAGC AAGCAAACCAGCGAGGTGAATTTACAGAAGCTGATGAGCAACCTGGACTGCAACAGCGACAACgaggtggatttccaggagtaCGTGACCTTCCTGGCCTGCATGGCCATGATGTGCAATGAATTCTTCCAGGACCTGCCCGACAAGATGCCCCGCAGGAAGTGA